In Penaeus vannamei isolate JL-2024 chromosome 4, ASM4276789v1, whole genome shotgun sequence, a single window of DNA contains:
- the LOC113808415 gene encoding pro-resilin-like isoform X1, translated as MAFKVLLLAALMAATLARPDRPPAYGYAAPTPAYAPAKYDFNYAVNDPPSGNDFGHQEARDGDHTQGSYYVLLPDGRLQRVTYNVNGDSGFLAEVTYEGEAQYPTQQRAYTPAPVYG; from the exons ATGGCATTCAAA GTCCTTCTCCTTGCCGCTCTCATGGCCGCCACCCTCGCCCGCCCTGACCGCCCTCCGGCCTACGGGTATGCCGCCCCTACACCTGCTTACGCCcccgccaagtacgacttcaactacgccgtcaacgacccaccctctggcaacgacttcggacaccaggaagcccgtgatggcgaccacacacagggatcctactacgtcctgCTTCCCGACGGTCGCCTGCAGAGGGTCACTTACAATGTCAACGGCGATTCTGGCTTCCTGGCCGAGGTcacctacgagggcgaggctcagtatCCAACACAGCAGCGCGCCTACACACCCGCACCCGTCTACGGTTAA
- the LOC113808415 gene encoding pro-resilin-like isoform X2 gives MAATLARPDRPPAYGYAAPTPAYAPAKYDFNYAVNDPPSGNDFGHQEARDGDHTQGSYYVLLPDGRLQRVTYNVNGDSGFLAEVTYEGEAQYPTQQRAYTPAPVYG, from the coding sequence ATGGCCGCCACCCTCGCCCGCCCTGACCGCCCTCCGGCCTACGGGTATGCCGCCCCTACACCTGCTTACGCCcccgccaagtacgacttcaactacgccgtcaacgacccaccctctggcaacgacttcggacaccaggaagcccgtgatggcgaccacacacagggatcctactacgtcctgCTTCCCGACGGTCGCCTGCAGAGGGTCACTTACAATGTCAACGGCGATTCTGGCTTCCTGGCCGAGGTcacctacgagggcgaggctcagtatCCAACACAGCAGCGCGCCTACACACCCGCACCCGTCTACGGTTAA